The Halichoerus grypus chromosome 14, mHalGry1.hap1.1, whole genome shotgun sequence genomic interval ATCTCATACAAGACACCCCAGTATccaaaattatatattctttttctccattAGAATGTAAACTGCATGAGGGAAAGAAATTCATCGCTTTGGGGTTTTTGTTCTATCACCCAGTATCCCTAGTGTTTAGATTACCCACCTGGCACCCTGGAAGTGATCAAAAAATTCTACCTCAGTGAAATGAGTAAGATGGATTTTGAGATTCTCATGAAGAATTCATCTTCATGTTTTGCATCTTTTATTTGGCATCTACATAAGGAAACAAGACATTCTGTCTGCATCATTTTGACAGcgttcttttctctttgctctacTGAGAATATGGACCCTTGGTACACAATGTGGAATGCCATCAGAAGTGTGGAGGAGAATCTGCTAATCTATATTGTCCTGGGGCCTAGAGCAGTGTTTAAGTGTTCAAAGGGGGAACCGCTCCTATTGTTTTCATAGATTAGTTTAGAAATATCTAATTCATACTGATTTTTACTAGTCTATAAAATGCTCAGAGAATAAGATGGACAAAAGCCATTGGTCAAGGTTAAGGTTGGTCAACAGTAAGGCTGAAATGTGCCAATTTTGGCCTGTGAAAAGAGTGCCTGATAGAGATAATGGTCACAAAAGAAAACTCGCATTGGCAAAAGCAATAATCGTTAAACTTTATTATCAATAAAAATTGAATGGTGAttcaatttttattgtaaaacttATGGAAAAAACTGATTTTGACTAAAACAATTTTAGTTAAAAAGGGGGTAATTTGAAAGTTTTGAGTGTCATTGTACATTAAACAGATCAAGTAATTAAATGGAATTAATAGGCATTCCCttcaggaaatttttaaaaaagaaacctcattaGCAACAGAAttcttatcaattttttattaatatacaaaattttaaaaagttttgtggGTTGAAAATATAGTATCAAAATGTCCCCTAGGCCCCACCTACCTACATACATGCTGGTCTTCTAAGATACTTGGATAAATGGAAACTTGACTCTCGAACTTGGTAGTATATCATCAGCGTGTAGATttgctcttctcccttcctgctttACTCACCTCCAAAGTAAATGTCATTTGCTGGGGACAAAGCATCCTCTTTCAGCTCCATCTGTACACATGGTTTATCTACTATGGGGATGACCTTTTGTCACCTGGAATATGATCAGAGGTGTGGCACTGGGCTAGCTCATTGGGAAGAGCCTAATGTCCTCCCATCACTGAAGAAAGCTCACAAATCCTGTTTGATATGAGTGCTCTGCTTTTCAGTGACAGAAGACTAACTGAATTATAGAGCTCTGTAGCCACCCTTTTTtagagacaagaaaactgaggacAGGGAGTAAGGGAGTGAGGTTTTACAATTATTTAGGGTCACAGTTAATTATTAGCAGATCCGGGACTAGAATCGAAATGTAAATCTTCCATCTCGCTGAACTACATTGTCAGTAACCCTGGGTTGGTTCATCTCAGAAATCTAGACCAGATTCTAGGTTCTAACACACCCAGtgttaatgttaaaaataactaGTTCCTTACATGGGAAAAACTGGTTATATTTGCTTAATGTTTTTAATGGCATTGCAAACcatctagttttaaaaatagagaaatcacaCACCCACTTCTTCCCTCTATGTATAAATGTTCACTTATCCATCAGCATGTCCGGTGATTCCGGGATTTCCCAGAGATTTTGCATAGCATGCCAGAAATACGGGTATTTGAGTAAATGGCATAAATTACTACAAAGAGGCAAATgccaaagaaaacaacaaaaatgaccaAAAGCCTGCAAATTAGGCAAGGCACGCCCCAGAAGTGAAGCCTGAAAGAGGCAGTGCTGGGTGTAGGAAGGGCATGGATTTTTGCCTTGGATGGTCTTAGGTTTGGGTTGTCACTCCACTACCCTCAGCTGGGTGTCTACACTCAAACCCTCTGCACCTCAGTTCCTCCAGGCAAGAACACCAGGTCCCAAAGGAGCTGCAGTGACACTGGGGCAACTTTCAGTTGTAGATGCTCCTTTCCACAGTCAGGATTGGCTAGGAGCAGTGGGATTTCAGTTAGGGTGGACACTGGTCAGCCGAGTCTCACCTTTTCCCTGCATAAACTTATAGTTTCCTTCAAATCTGAAGCCACTTCCAATTtgtcctcttaaaaaaaaaaaaaaagtgatcctaACCGTTTCACAGGTTGTGATACTGAAATAAGAGAACATCTACAAACCATTGAGGACAACAGGTGTTGGATAAGTGGCGAATAAGAATGAGGATGATGGATTTCCCCACATACACAAACAAGGAATCCTTCTTAAAATCAGCCTGCCCAGGGATTTAAGACTAAATCTAGATCTGGAAATTCCTAGGACCAAGTCGAATTCAGTTACTTATGGAACTTTGTCTTTCCAACTTGTTTTTGTTCGCTGCGGGCAGCAAAGGCCTGGAGAGAAGCAGTGGGCCCCTAAGCGAGGCAGGGAAAAGGTCGGGGAACAAAGCAAGGCAGAGGTGGCCGATGACCCCGGGAAGGGAGGCCTGGCTTCTTCCAGGCTGGGCAAAGGGCCGGGAAGCCAGAGCCTTGGTACTCACCGCGGCCCACCACCAGGCGTGGGGGATGCTGGTGAAGTTGGTGTTGGGCATGTCGTGCTCCACGGAGTAGACCGCGGCCGAGAAGGTGAAGATGCCCATGGTGATGAAGAGCATGAGGCAGCCCACCTGCTGGTAGCACTGGCGCAGCGTGAAGCCGAAGGCGCGCAGGCCGGTGGAGTGGCGCGCCAGCTTGAGGATGCGCAGGACGCGCATGAGGCGCATGATGCGCAGCACCTGGCCCACCTTGCCCACGCGGCCCATGGTCTCTATGTCGTGCTCCCGCTGCGAGCCCTTGCCGGGCGGCGGGTCCTCGCCCGTGAAGCACTCGAGCAGCAGCTGCAGGTAGAGCGGCAGGATGGCCACCAGGTCGACCATGTTGAGGGCGCTGCGCGCGAAGCGCCGCAGGTCGGGCGTGGAGGCGAGGCGCAGCAGGAACTCGAGCGTGAAGAAGGCGATGCACAGCATCTCCACGTGCTCCAGGATGGGCGGCGGGTCGCCGCCGCTCGCGCCCTGCCCCGCCTGCTGCTGCATCTCCTCCACCGTGTTGAGCGCCAGCGCCACGACGGAGATGAGCACGAAGAGGCTGGAGGCCACCCCGATGGCCTTGGCGGCCACAGACGAGAAGGGCTTCTCCATGAGGTTCCAGAGGCGGCGGCGCTGCGGCGCGTAGAAGCGCATGTCGCGGAAGAGCTCCTCGGCCTCCTCGGCCTGCGCCTGGGCGCGCAGCTCGCGCTGGATCTTGAGCTGGTCGCCGAGCTCGTCGCGCCGCTCCTCGAAGCAGATGCGGCAGCAGCGCGGCGTGTGCTGGAGCCGCACGCCCCAGTAGCCCAGCTCCTCCAGGAAGCGGCGCGGGCACAGCTCGTCCAGCACCAGCAGCACCCCGGACGCGTAGAAGTTGGAGACCAGCTGGAAGACGGCCGGGTCGCGGTCGAAGAAGTACTCGTCCGTCCGCTCCTCGTAGTCGTCACACAGGCTCAGCTGGCGGCTGCGGCTGGAGGACATGGCCAGGCGGCCCAGGCGCGTCTTGGGGTAACAGGCCAGCTGCCAGCAGGCCAGGCGGTAGCTTTGGCCGCCCACGTTCACGTTCAGCGTGGACGACACGACTGGAAGGTCGCACTTGGCCTCTGGCTGCCCGTCCTCCTCGCCTGGGTCGTCCTTCAGATCGTCCTCCTCCTCCGGGTCCTCGTCCTCCTCGATGTAGTAGTTGTAGTTGCCCTCGGGCCACAGCGGGGTGCTGGCCTGGGAGCTGGAGCGGGCCCCCACCGAGCAGAAGCTCCTGCGGTGCTGGCCGGCCCCCGCCTGGGACGCGTCCTCGCTGTCCGCGCCGTTGCAGGGCCTGCAGCCCCAGGACCGCCTCCTCTCGCTCTGCTTGAGCATCGCTGCGCCAGGCGAGCCCCTTGTCTGGCCTTCCCGGCTGTCGTGGGGTCTCGGGGCTGGTCCCTGCCGCCGGGAGGACGGAGCCTGCACCCTGCGCGGCCTTGGAGCAGCCTGCCCGGGACCACGGACGGTCGGAGTCTGAACCCAGCAGATGGCTGTCGACGGCTCTAATCTTGCTGATAGGGAAGCCTCAAGTGTTAGGAGGGATTTAGAGCCTCTTAGCTAGTTTCCTCCCCCTCGCCCTGCACTCTCAGACGGCGGGGTTGATTACGTGATCTTAAATCTGTAGATAATCAGAAGGTGGCAGGGATTGTTGCTAATAAAAATGTCGCCAACCCTTAGGCCTGCCCTTAGGAAGTGCTCAGTGTGCTTGTGCTGGGGTGAAACCCACCGAATTAGCTCTAGAAATCCGGATGCCTGTGTCCTGGCCTCCCTATTGAAGTTGCAGCCTCTGCAAGAACAAGGACAGGAAGGGCACCAGAATGCTTGAAGCGGACGTCATCACAAGCCTGTTTTCCTCTTAGCGTAGCCCTTGTTTAGATCACCTAAGACTTCAAATGATCCCCTTCCCATTCTTTCACATGatcatttctttcctcaaatGGATTCTACTTAGCAGCTCTGCCTTAGAGTCCAGTCTGATCTTCTCAGTCCCAGCCTCGATCCCcctttgtctctgtttctctgcctctcttttccttccctctttggcATGATGAGAGCGGATTTCCAGATAGAATCCCAGAACTAGTGGGTACATGTTCTTACAGCCCTGCTTAGCTGCTCTTATTAGGGCCATAGGTAAAGGTGGCCAGACTTTATTCCAAGGAAAAAGCCCTCATCATTCTTCAAGacatcactttaatttttttttttaagtctctccATGTGGAAAGCAACATGCTAGATGCTGGGGATGGGAACTCTATGGGGACGGAGTTGCTAGTGGTTTTGTGGGTGATGGAGTTAGGTAAACATAGCAAAAGAGTGAGTAAAGAATACAATGtagcagagaagaggaagggattGGTACTGAGCAGAGAATaggtttttaaattcaatttatttcgAATAGCTAATAAGTGTTGATGGTAAAAATTCAAAAGGTGCAAAGATGCATTACAGAagacagtttctttttctttttttaaaaaagattttatttatttatttatttatttgagagcgtgagagcaagagcatgagcagggagaggggcagagggagaaacagactctccgctgagcagggagcccaatgcggggctcgatcccaggaccctgagatcatgacctgagctgaaggcagacacttaactgactgagccaccaggtgtcccaaagacagtttctctctctctcccaaatctAACTTGCAGTTATCAGGTGTGCCTTTGAGGAGGCAACCACTGTTGTTGTTCCAGAATACTTTTTGGTTGTTCTTCCAGAAATATCCTAAACACATACAAGCAAAAACCTGTCTCCACCTGTCATCTGAATAGCTCTCTATTATTAACACAAATCATAGTACACTCTCCACATTGCTTTTTCCACTTAACCATGTGTCTTAGAGGTGTTTTCGCATCTGAACATAAATGTCCACCTGATTTTGAAAGTAGCCCCGTAGTAGTCTGACAGGGATAAACATTCAGATTGTTTTATTCCTTGGCTCTTATAAACAATGGTGCAACAAATAACCTGTGCATACATTACTTTACACATGTTCAAGATGGAGGAAGGACCACCAAGAAACCTGACCAGAGAGAACAGAACAAACTGGACAGATACCTtgggaagagaatgaaaatgatacCATCTTACGCATGCATGAATGATTGCTGTTACTTAAAATAATGTTCTGTCTGATAGGAATGTGTGGGCCTCATTTGGAATCCTGATACAAACAAAAAGCCTAAAACATTTTTGAGAGTTGGAAATTCGATGGTATTTAGGAACTCTTACGAATACTTTTAGTTGTGATAATGGTCTTGTAATGTTAAAGGCTGTGTATCTTTTAGAGACACATACTTAAGTATTTATGGATGGAATGATACGATAGCTGAGCTTTGCTGCAAGAAAATacgggggagagagaaaaggggtggCCATAGCATGGGAATAAGACTGGTCATGAGTCAGTAACTGTTGACACTGAGTGATGGGGGCATAGAGGTTCATTATGCTATTCTGCTTTCAtaggtgtttgaatttcttcataATAagtttttggggggtgcctggtggctcagctggttaagcagctgccttcagctcaggtcatgatcccagggtcctgggatcgagccccacatcaggctccttgctcagcggagagtctgtttctGAAAAACAGGAGAGTTAGTAATGTTTGAGAGGCCTCTCAAAGCTAAGCACAAACACCACATCCATGGAGTTGATCGGGGAGCATTGCCTGGATGGACCACGCTTAATTGTATCTTACACCCAAATGAATATGTCGGTGTGGGCATGTTGCTTGGATTTtgctcttggattttttttcttttgcgaGGGCAATGGTAGGTGAGTATCCATACGTGGAAACCCCTTCGAGCAAAGAGAACTGTCCAAAAGTCGAATGGGAACACGTTTAAGAATTTGTAGGGCAGAGGGAAACCTGCATGATCTTCAAGTCGGCTTCTGCCTTGAAATTACTAAGATTCCAAGTCTTTCCTTGATGATTCATTTGTCTTGAAttccctcctgcctgccttctgCGATCCTTATCCTTCAAAAGTCAGCTCAGACATCCTCCTCCTCTTTGAGCGATCCTTCTCTGACATTTCTCTGTGTTTTGTCAAGATGGGTTAGCTGCTCCTTGTCAGTGTTTTCATTTAAGGTGACACATATCACTAACTTAGGACATGAGGCACTTCTTTTAATGAAGAGAGACTTAAAAAGTTTCCCATAATGGAAGTTCTATAAGTGCATtatagaagaatttaaaaaacagagaacaCTAATAACCAATACAACAATAATAGCATGCCAAGATACTGTACTATGTTAATACTTAACCTATCATGTAGGTGCTATtcctcttttacagatgaagagactgggACACAGAGAAGCTAAATGACTTGCCCATGATTGCACACAAAGTAAATGGTGAAGCTGGGTTTTGGTCCAGACTAACCAGCAGGTTATAAAAGAGCATACACATAAAAACCACCTATAATCTGACCATCCAAAGACCctcactgttaatattttaacctgtgtctttccatttagttacacacacacacgcacacacacatatttatcatGGTTGTGCTCATATTGGACATAAATTATATATCCTGCTTTTTTCATTGAACATTTTCACATATgcatttttgattaaaaaatccCACTTTGTAATCATTATGTTAAATTTTACTTCTCACATTTAAGGATTTGATCCAACAAGAATTCATTTGGAGGTAAAGAGTGAAGTGTAGGGACCCGACTCCGTTTTCTAGGGTTTTAGCCACATGTCCCAACACATTAACTGAATaatctgtcttttccccactggtGTGTAGTGCTGTCTTTATCATGTAGTTCAGTTTTAACTGTGCTTCCGGGTCACTGGGACAGGTCACAGTTGCTGTAGGGTCTGCACCTGCTGACCTTGTTTGGCTTTCAATAGACCTCAAACCTCCAAGCTTAAGATAATGCCCAATCAGGCCTAGCCTTTACGTTCCTAAATGCATTTCTCACGTGCTCCTGTTGCCATACAAAATATTCTGTGCTGTGAATGTACCATCTATAACAGAACCAAATCTCTTTTATGGAAATAACTATTTTTCAGTATTCACTCTTATAAGTAATAATGTGATAAAAATATgtttgagaggtttttttttcattctttggttttttttttttttttttttttgcgagagagagaatgagagagagcacgagagggaggagggtcagagggagaagcagactccctgctgagcagggagcccgatgtgggactcgatcccgggactccaggatcatgacctgagccgaaggcagtcgcttaaccaactgagccacccaggcgccctttgggggattttttttgtttttgttttttgtattctgAGTTACTCTTTCAGACAGTTTGGCTAGATTTTTTTTAGGCCATTCTCTTTTAATATTGAGCCTCCCTACATGCTGTTCCTGCTGTTTGTTCAGTTTAGGACAGTCTTTCTCCACACCAGcctgtctcctcttcctctggccaACTCATGTTCACATTTTGTAGGTAGAGAGCTAACTACTCTTAGCCTGTCCTCCAGGATAGCCTCCCTGCATCCTCAAAAGCTGATTttagccccctcccccaacaggtGCTTCCCTAAAAGCTTGACTTCACCTAGCAGAGCCCTTTGCACAAATGCTATCTGCCTATAAACAAGACTGAGTTCCAGAAGGGCTGGACAGTGTCTGGTTTGTTCTCATCCACAGGTTCTAGTCCACTGCCTGGAATATAGCAAGCACTCAGAACTACTAGCTGGAAGATTGAAATATTTGCTGCCTCTTGCCAGCTTGCTTTGCAATTTGCCTCACTGTTCGCTCTTAGCCCTGAAATATGGAAGTGTCTTCCCAGTGGCTTTGCTAGAACAGCATTACTGGTTGCTGTTTCCTTATTGAGAAGTGAAAATGGCattacagttttgttttaatcaacTCTGTATTAATTATTCACTTGTGTGTTCCCCACTAGCCTCTAAAGTCTTCAAGGGCAAAACCAATCTTGTCTCTGTGGCCCCAGCACCAAGCAGAGTGTCTAATATGTAGCAGATTAGAAAAACATGTTCAAGATCTCTCTGTATCCTTAAAACTGCATGTAAATCTAGAATTATCTCAAAAATGTTAACAGATTGCttactttgggggcgcctgggtggctcagtcagttaagcatctgccttcagctcaggtcatgatcccaggggtcctgggatcaagtcctgcatcaggctccttactcagcagggagcctgcttttccttcttcctctgcccctccccgccgctcctgttctctctcgctttctatctctctgaaataaaaaaaagtaaaatcataaaaGATTTATTACTTTGCACTGACATACCCCAAGCCCCCctttgaagggaaagaaaactggtGGGCTTTGAGGAACAGTGGCTGGAGTCCTGCCTGGTTTTCCTTGGTGACAGAGATTGATGGGCAGGATGGTACAGTACAAAGAACATTAAAACTGAGATCAGATTTTGCATTCTGGCTCAAAGCTTTGGGAAAATTACTTCAACCTTTTtcatctcaatttcctcatctgtaaaatgggttgtgGAGGATTTCCTGttaatttaaagagagaacaccTCTCCACTTTATTTTTGATTGGCCTGCTTATGCCAAATACCATTCATCAAAAGATAGCACATACTGTTCATCAGAAGATAGCCATCCCTCCTTCATCCAGCTACCTCTTACTCCAATTCCTGATTATATACCtacaacacaaaaatatattcatttttagcCCATGGAGAGTTTCTCAGCAGAGAAATAGGTCATATTCACAGTCCACTGTGAAAATTAATTTATGTTAAGAGAGTGCTGACTAATAGAACTTCATACATTGATAGAAATATTTGTATGGCTCAAAACATGACTAGTGCCACTGAGGAACagaataaatagatttaaaacaatttttttttaaaaaaattcaaaataaaattttatttaatcttaatttatatttaagtgtTATGtatgactagtggctaccatgttgAACAGGACAGTATTAAGATACTTGTGTCTGGATTGTCCCTTTTAAATATGCACTGCCCCCGGGAGCAATGAACTTTTAAGACATTAACCCCTTAGTCAAATGAGTTTGCCAGCATGAACTGGCCTACTAATTTTAAGACTAAAAGGGAGTGAGACAGGGAGAGTTTGGGTAGGACAGGGAATGGAGCAATGGGACTGAGAAGTCTGAATAGGTGTGGGATAGGCTTTGGGGTGGGGCATTTCAGAACAGATTGATTCAGGATGGCTCAGGAAGAGCCTAGAATTAAAAGGGGAAAACTAAGGTGAGTGGTAAGAAGAGCAAGGTTGCTGAATACAGACACTTTTGCAAATTTACCTAGACCTAGTCCtgagaaaggcacagagagaagtTTAGTACTCACTTGGGAAGCTGCATTTCCTTTAAAGTCTTTGAAGTCCTTTTTGGTAATTGTAAAGTGGGAAGTTGAGACGAGGATCTGGGTGATGAATACCTCAGCCCaaaccaaagaaattaaaagaaaaccccAACAGTC includes:
- the KCNV2 gene encoding potassium voltage-gated channel subfamily V member 2 is translated as MLKQSERRRSWGCRPCNGADSEDASQAGAGQHRRSFCSVGARSSSQASTPLWPEGNYNYYIEEDEDPEEEDDLKDDPGEEDGQPEAKCDLPVVSSTLNVNVGGQSYRLACWQLACYPKTRLGRLAMSSSRSRQLSLCDDYEERTDEYFFDRDPAVFQLVSNFYASGVLLVLDELCPRRFLEELGYWGVRLQHTPRCCRICFEERRDELGDQLKIQRELRAQAQAEEAEELFRDMRFYAPQRRRLWNLMEKPFSSVAAKAIGVASSLFVLISVVALALNTVEEMQQQAGQGASGGDPPPILEHVEMLCIAFFTLEFLLRLASTPDLRRFARSALNMVDLVAILPLYLQLLLECFTGEDPPPGKGSQREHDIETMGRVGKVGQVLRIMRLMRVLRILKLARHSTGLRAFGFTLRQCYQQVGCLMLFITMGIFTFSAAVYSVEHDMPNTNFTSIPHAWWWAAVSISTVGYGDMYPETILGRLFAFLCIAFGIILNGMPISILYNKFSDYYSKLKAYEYTAMRRERGKVEFLQRARKKMAECLARSHLQPPQMQES